The sequence TGCACTATCAGGCGACATATAAAAGTGCTCTATGCCGTATTTTACGAGCGAGTAGCCATCATATCTACCAGCTAAAAACACTCCATTCTCTGGCTTGCTTGCACTAAATTTAGCAAAGCCGTAAGTTCCATTAACATCTGGCTTTAAAATAGCATAAACTCTAGCCCCGTCTCTTACTCTATCATCGTATTGGTCGATATAGCGGTTATACTCATCATTTTCGTCAAAATTTCTTGAATGAAAATTTGAAAATTCATAGTTTAAATCAACATAGTTTCCACGAAAAAGATCTCTTGGGTCGTAAAGATTTACCCTTACTCTTGCCTCTTGCCCAAAATAAAGTGGCATAAGTGCGTAG comes from Campylobacter concisus and encodes:
- a CDS encoding GDYXXLXY domain-containing protein; this encodes MKIKVLIVAVVFQILLIGIMLGYALMPLYFGQEARVRVNLYDPRDLFRGNYVDLNYEFSNFHSRNFDENDEYNRYIDQYDDRVRDGARVYAILKPDVNGTYGFAKFSASKPENGVFLAGRYDGYSLVKYGIEHFYMSPDSAANTEDEMREEDVEAYAVLMVMDNGKARLKDLIIQKNAQKNSKKLLGDENFDKLDEIRQKE